Proteins from a single region of Clupea harengus chromosome 5, Ch_v2.0.2, whole genome shotgun sequence:
- the LOC116220497 gene encoding protein FAM3C isoform X2: MGMWNSRKGQNRCGLMKELTQIKNGVLYLWIALATIVLIWMAVSYHSVAGTKLDSLLGETKRGVETIQTRSMTKPLNFKCGIKACPDDHFTFHLKSGVANILGPRICFEGETLVSGVKNNIVVGLNIALLRGDTGEIVKTAAFDMYAGKVEPVVEFLKAIKPNTIVLVASYDEPAWIMTSEIRELFSNLGSSEILTLASRDSWVFAGVSGIIGKSPYERVIKNDVNTNMYAGWPGTVALGGCFPKTTHQNDMNQEHHLKQQMSNSSKAHSS, from the exons ATGGGGATGTGGAACTCTCGAAAAGGACAAAATAG ATGTGGATTAATGAAGGAGCTAACACAGATTAAAAATG GTGTTTTGTATCTTTGGATTGCTTTGGCTACAATTGTCCTAATATGGATGGCAGTGTCTTACCATTCAGTTGCAGGGACAAAACTTGACAGTCTTTTGG GAGAGACAAAGCGGGGAGTGGAGACAATACAGACAAGAAGCATGACGAAACCTCTCAATTTCAAGTGTGGCATAAAAGCGTGCCCTGATGACCACTTCACCTTTCATTTAAAAAGTGGGGTTGCGAATATACTCGGGCCAAGAATTTGCTTTGAGGGCGAAAC GCTAGTGAGTGGTGTTAAGAATAACATTGTGGTAGGACTTAACATAGCCTTGTTGAGAG GTGACACTGGGGAGATTGTAAAAACAGCCGCATTTGACATGTACGCTGGAA AGGTGGAGCCTGTGGTAGAATTCCTGAAAGCAATTAAGCCAAACACTATTGTTCTGGTGGCCTCTTATGACGAACCTGCTTGGAT taTGACAAGTGAAATTCGTGAGCTGTTTTCTAATCTGGGAAGTTCCGAGATTCTAACACTCGCTTCAAGAGATAGCTGGGTATTTGCAGGAGTGAGTGGAATAATTGGGAAAAGTCCTTATGAGCGG GTCATAAAGAatgatgtaaacacaaacatgtatgccGGGTGGCCTGGGACGGTGGCTCTTGGGGGCTGCTTTCCAAAAACCACTCACCAAAATGACATGAACCAAGAGCATCATTTGAAGCAACAAATGTCAAACTCCAGCAAAGCTCATTCAAGTTAA
- the LOC116220497 gene encoding protein FAM3C isoform X1: MGMWNSRKGQNRCGLMKELTQIKNGVLYLWIALATIVLIWMAVSYHSVAGTKLDSLLAGETKRGVETIQTRSMTKPLNFKCGIKACPDDHFTFHLKSGVANILGPRICFEGETLVSGVKNNIVVGLNIALLRGDTGEIVKTAAFDMYAGKVEPVVEFLKAIKPNTIVLVASYDEPAWIMTSEIRELFSNLGSSEILTLASRDSWVFAGVSGIIGKSPYERVIKNDVNTNMYAGWPGTVALGGCFPKTTHQNDMNQEHHLKQQMSNSSKAHSS, translated from the exons ATGGGGATGTGGAACTCTCGAAAAGGACAAAATAG ATGTGGATTAATGAAGGAGCTAACACAGATTAAAAATG GTGTTTTGTATCTTTGGATTGCTTTGGCTACAATTGTCCTAATATGGATGGCAGTGTCTTACCATTCAGTTGCAGGGACAAAACTTGACAGTCTTTTGG CAGGAGAGACAAAGCGGGGAGTGGAGACAATACAGACAAGAAGCATGACGAAACCTCTCAATTTCAAGTGTGGCATAAAAGCGTGCCCTGATGACCACTTCACCTTTCATTTAAAAAGTGGGGTTGCGAATATACTCGGGCCAAGAATTTGCTTTGAGGGCGAAAC GCTAGTGAGTGGTGTTAAGAATAACATTGTGGTAGGACTTAACATAGCCTTGTTGAGAG GTGACACTGGGGAGATTGTAAAAACAGCCGCATTTGACATGTACGCTGGAA AGGTGGAGCCTGTGGTAGAATTCCTGAAAGCAATTAAGCCAAACACTATTGTTCTGGTGGCCTCTTATGACGAACCTGCTTGGAT taTGACAAGTGAAATTCGTGAGCTGTTTTCTAATCTGGGAAGTTCCGAGATTCTAACACTCGCTTCAAGAGATAGCTGGGTATTTGCAGGAGTGAGTGGAATAATTGGGAAAAGTCCTTATGAGCGG GTCATAAAGAatgatgtaaacacaaacatgtatgccGGGTGGCCTGGGACGGTGGCTCTTGGGGGCTGCTTTCCAAAAACCACTCACCAAAATGACATGAACCAAGAGCATCATTTGAAGCAACAAATGTCAAACTCCAGCAAAGCTCATTCAAGTTAA